Proteins encoded in a region of the Capra hircus breed San Clemente chromosome 3, ASM170441v1, whole genome shotgun sequence genome:
- the TRIM45 gene encoding tripartite motif-containing protein 45, whose protein sequence is MAEKKRPLLGFVGKLPSGTTAGNSGKTHCPLCMGLFKAPRLLPCLHTVCTTCLEQLEPFSVVDIGGGESDTSSEGSIFQKLKPRALQPPIGILCPVCDAQVDLPMGGVKALTIDHLAMNDVMLESLRGEGQGLVCDLCSDREVEKRCQTCKANLCHFCCQAHRRQKKTTYHTMVDLKDLKGYSQIGKPILCPAHPAEELRLFCELCDQPVCRDCVVGEHREHPCDFTSNVIHKHGDSVRELLRGTQPHVEALEEALAQIKGTNSALQERVKAVAADIRTFSEGYIKAIEEHRDKLLKQLEDIRVQKENSLQLQKAQLEQLLADMRTGVEFTEHLLTSGSDLEILITKGVVVERLTKLNKVEYSAHPGVSEKITFSPKEKAGLCRGYEVYGAINTKEVDPAKCVLQGEDLHRAREKQPASFIVLCKDATGESMGRGGDNVQVTVIPKDKKDSPVKTMVHDNKDGTYYVSYTPKEPGTYTVLVCVKEQHVQGSPFTVTVRKRHRSHPGVFHCCTFCSSGGQKTARCACGGTMPGGYLGCGHGHKGHPGRPHWSCCGKFTEKSECTWAGGQSAPRSLLRTVAL, encoded by the exons ATGGCAGAAAAGAAGAGGCCGCTGCTGGGCTTCGTGGGCAAACTCCCCAGTGGAACCACAGCTGGAAACTCAGGCAAAACTCACTGCCCTTTGTGCATGGGGCTTTTCAAAGCCCCCAGGCTCTTGCCTTGTTTGCACACAGTTTGCACCACCTGTCTGGAGCAGCTGGAACCCTTCTCAGTAGTGGACATCGGAGGGGGAGAATCTGACACAAGCTCTGAGGGGTCCATATTCCAGAAACTCAAGCCGCGCGCTCTGCAGCCGCCGATTGGCATCCTCTGTCCGGTATGTGATGCTCAGGTGGACCTGCCCATGGGTGGAGTGAAGGCTTTAACCATAGACCACCTGGCCATGAATGACGTGATGCTGGAGAGTCTGCGTGGGGAAGGCCAGGGCCTGGTGTGTGACCTGTGCAGCGACAGGGAAGTGGAGAAGAGGTGTCAGACCTGCAAAGCCAATCTCTGCCACTTTTGCTGCCAGGCTCATAG GCGGCAGAAGAAGACGACCTACCATACCATGGTGGACCTGAAAGACTTAAAAGGCTACAGCCAGATTGGGAAGCCCATTCTGTGTCCTGCTCACCCTGCAGAGGAGCTGAGGCTGTTCTGCGAGCTCTGCGACCAGCCTGTGTGCCGGGACTGCGTGGTGGGGGAGCACCGGGAGCACCCCTGTGACTTCACTAGCAACGTTATTCACAAGCATGGGGACTCCGTGCGGGAGCTGCTCAGGGGTACCCAGCCCCACGTggaggccctggaggaggccctggcACAGATCAAAGGGACCAACAGCGCCCTGCAGGAGCGGGTGAAGGCCGTAGCCGCCGACATCCGCACCTTCTCCGAGGGCTATATCAAGGCCATCGAGGAGCATCGGGACAAGCTGCTGAAGCAGCTGGAAGACATCCGAGTCCAGAAGGAAAACTCTCTGCAGCTGCAAAAGGCACAGCTGGAGCAGCTGCTGGCAGACATGCGGACGGGAGTGGAGTTCACCGAGCACCTGCTGACCAGCGGCTCCGACCTGGAGATCCTCATCaccaagggggtggtggtggaacgGCTCACCAAGCTGAACAAAGTGGAATACAGTGCCCATCCCGGAGTCAGCGAGAAGATAACCTTCTCTCCCAAGGAGAAAGCAGGCCTGTGCCGTGGCTATGAAGTTTACGGGGCCATCAACACCAAAGAGGTCGATCCAGCCAAATGTGTCCTCCAAGGGGAAG ATCTTCACAGAGCCCGTGAGAAACAGCCAGCCTCTTTCATCGTGCTTTGTAAGGATGCAACAGGAGAGAGCATGGGCAGGGGAGGAGACAACGTTCAAGTCACAGTAATCCCTAAAGATAAGAAAGACAG TCCCGTGAAAACGATGGTCCATGATAACAAGGATGGGACATACTATGTTTCCTATACACCCAAGGAACCTGGCACCTATACTGTGTTGGTCTGTGTCAAGGAGCAGCACGTGCAG GGCTCGCCGTTCACTGTGACCGTGAGGAAAAGGCACCGCTCACACCCAGGCGTGTTTCACTGTTGCACATTCTGCTCCAGTGGAGGCCAGAAAACTGCTCGCTGCGCGTGTGGAGGCACCATGCCAG GTGGGTACCTAGGCTGTGGCCACGGACACAAAGGCCACCCAGGACGTCCCCACTGGTCGTGCTGTGGGAAGTTTACGGAGAAGTCGGAATGCACGTGGGCAGGTGGGCAGAGCGCACCGAGGAGTCTACTGAGGACAGTGGCCCTCTGA